Proteins from a genomic interval of Triplophysa dalaica isolate WHDGS20190420 chromosome 13, ASM1584641v1, whole genome shotgun sequence:
- the nus1 gene encoding dehydrodolichyl diphosphate synthase complex subunit nus1: MAVLYEMAWRVLYALLHLQRALITWFRVHIWRWKRAVVALLLTLALGFHNQKKTGPVGKRVTRRVRWGADGRALEKVPLHVGILIAEDEIHYTDVANLVVWCMAVGISYVSVYDNQGVFRRNNSRLMEEILKQQQDLLGMDSSKYSVEFLKNKKDKQEHQVLSCQSVVKVLSPDDGQLSIVKAAQQLCKAVEQKEKTSKDIDVTLLDSLLRESHNRPDPDLVLKFGPVESTLGFLPWHIRLAEIISLPSHINVSYDDLHGALQRYTRCEQRLGK; encoded by the exons ATGGCTGTACTGTACGAGATGGCGTGGCGTGTTTTGTACGCGCTGTTGCACCTTCAGCGCGCTCTGATCACCTGGTTCCGAGTCCACATCTGGAGGTGGAAACGAGCCGTGGTGGCTTTATTATTGACCCTCGCACTCGGCTTTCACAATCAGAAAAAGACTGGACCGGTGGGCAAAAGGGTCACCCGCCGGGTGCGCTGGGGAGCGGACGGTCGGGCGTTAGAGAAGGTGCCGCTTCACGTAGGAATATTAATCGCTGAAGATGAGATCCACTACACTGACGTTGCCAATCTGGTGGTCTGGTGCATGGCGGTGGGCATCTCATACGTCAGTGTGTATGATAATCAAG GtgtgttcaggaggaataaCTCCAGACTGATGGAGGAGATCCTGAAACAGCAGCAGGATCTTCTGGGAATGGACAGTTCTAAATACTCGGTGGAATTCCTAAAGAACAAAAAGGATAAACAGGAGCATCAGG TGTTGTCTTGCCAGTCAGTGGTGAAGGTTTTATCACCAGACGATGGCCAGCTCAGTATTGTCAAGGCAGCCCAGCAGCTGTGTAAGGCCGTCGAGCAGAAGGAGAAGACGTCCAAAGACATTGATGTCACACTTCTTGACTCATTACTCAGAG AGTCACATAATAGACCCGACCCAGACCTGGTGTTGAAGTTCGGCCCTGTTGAAAGTACACTTGGATTTTTGCCCTGGCACATTAGACTAGCAGAGATTAT CTCCTTACCGTCCCACATCAACGTTTCTTACGACGACCTGCACGGTGCTCTCCAGCGTTACACGAGGTGCGAGCAGCGCTTGGGCAAGTGA
- the LOC130434010 gene encoding nephrocan-like, whose protein sequence is MDDNMFISHTALRTLDLQKNKLRHLPRGLPPGLEILHVGHNRIHSLQESSLVGLKKLRILHLQNNQISTLRASTLSLLENLESLYLDVNKIKSIHGAPRLPTLNILSMGSNSISSIPSAFFSSMHLLKILDLSSNHLTKIPHGLPQSLIHLNLDRNQIQSLRNRDMYQMHNLVTQGVSFNKLISVDWSLRLPSLSVCELAGNKLRELPGSLGSKLENLDCRQNNIQEVTYQQLAGMNQLKHLFLENNTIRNFEAGAFRNCMQLSNLALEQNLLSAIPNGLPETLVRLDLKENNIDTIHERELRPLRKLQVLNLRNNKLSSLPALKLLPKLKVHFWMETRGSVAVNCLR, encoded by the exons ATGGATGACAACATGTTCATATCTCACACTGCATTAAGAACTCTGGAccttcaaaaaaacaaattgagACACCTTCCCAGAGGTCTTCCCCCTGGCCTGGAAATCCTTCATGTGGGACACAACAGGATACACAGCCTCCAAGAATCTTCCCTGGTGGGTCTCAAAAAGCTACGGATCTTGCACCTCCAGAATAACCAGATAAGCACTCTGCGTGCCAGTACCTTATCATTACTTGAAAACCTTGAGAGTCTCTACCTCGATGTCAATAAAATTAAGTCGATACACGGTGCCCCCAGGTTGCCAACGCTAAATATCCTTAGCATGGGAAGCAACAGTATCTCTTCCATACCTTCTGCTTTTTTCTCTTCAATGCATCTTCTCAAGATTTTAGATTTGTCTTCGAACCACCTAACCAAAATCCCTCACGGTCTTCCACAATCTCTGATTCATCTAAACCTGGACAGGAATCAGATCCAATCACTTAGAAATCGTGATATGTATCAAATGCACAACCTTGTGACTCAAGGTGTCagctttaataaattaatatcaGTGGATTGGAGTCTTCGTCTGCCTAGCCTCTCTGTGTGTGAGTTAGCGGGAAATAAGTTACGAGAACTTCCTGGCAGTTTGGGATCTAAACTGGAAAACCTAGACTGCAGGCAGAACAATATTCAGGAAGTCACCTATCAGCAACTGGCGGGGATGAATCAActtaaacatctttttttggAAAACAACACCATACGCAATTTTGAAGCCGGTGCGTTCAGGAACTGCATGCAACTTTCTAATCTTGCTTTAGAACAGAATCTCCTCTCTGCTATCCCTAATGG GCTTCCTGAGACACTGGTCCGTTTGGATCTGAAGGAAAACAACATTGACACAATACACGAACGTGAGCTCAGACCTCTCCGGAAACTACAGGTGTTAAACCTCCGGAACAACAAACTCTCCTCCCTCCCTGCTCTGAAACTGCTTCCAAAACTGAAGGTTCATTTCTGGATGGAAACCCGTGGCAGTGTAGCTGTGAACTGCTTAAGATAA